The Nodosilinea sp. FACHB-141 nucleotide sequence CATTCGCTAGCGCTGACGCTTTTTTGGCGATTGCGATCGCATGCACCACCTCCAACGGCATTTTGTCTTGCCCAATGGAAAAATAGCGAATTGACCGCTGGGTCTGGGCTCCCCAGTAACGATCGCTCGGCACAGCGATCGCTCCCATGCTGTCAGTTTCCTGGCGTGTGTGTGGTGTTGGTTCAGCCATTGACGGTATTTCCCAGCGCGCTATTCTCCGATTCAACCATAGGGCAAAGCCCTTGAGTGCCTTTCCACAGAAAAGCTCCGACGACATGGGTAAGTCGCCGGAGCATTGTGGGCAATTTTGAGATGTTGAGACTATCTGACCTAACCCTGCTTTTTGCGGGCTAGTCCAGCGGCGCTTAGGCCCACTAGTACTAGGGCCGCGGTAGAGGCTGGTTCCGGCACGGTCGTGTTCGGTTCTTCGGGAGTGAGGTCACCTTTGGCAACGAAGAACGATGCGTGAGATAAGTCTTTTTGGTCAAAGGTAGCCCAGGTACCGCTGTTGAAGCTGGTGCTGCTGTCGAAGTAGTAAGCGGTGTAGGCGTTACCGGCCTTAAGACTAATTACAAAAGGACTGGTCACGGTCTCGGCTAGGCTCCAGGTGCCGCTGCCTTTGCCGGTTTGTACCCAGCTAAAGCCATAATCATTGGGGCCAGAGGAGTTACGACCACCTTCGTATTTACCATCGAACACCCAGTCGTCTCCTAAGGTGCTGTCGAGGAAGGCAGTAAGGTCAGCGCTGATGCCGCTGGTGACATCGTTGCCGGATGAAGTCATGCATTGGCTGTAGCTGAGGGAAGACCCTCCTGCCAGAGGGTTGCTGGTCACCGAACCGCCAGAACAAGCAAAAGCAGAAGTCGGTTGGCTAGTCGTCGTTACAGGGGGGGCTGCGGTTGTGGTCGGTGCAGGGGGAGTTGTGGTAGTGGTCGGCGCAGGAGGAGGAGTTGTAGTGGCAGTGTTGCCGTTACCGTTGCCGTTACCGTTGCCATTGCCATTGCCTTTAACTTTGGCTGATGCTTCGGGAGCAATTGCCCCTAGCAGGCTCACTAGCGCTAGGGCAAGTCCTAGGGTTTTAAACATTTTCATGCAGAGCAAATCCTCTTTAGGTAGGCACTGTAGGCAGTAGCCATAGACGAAAGGGGGCGTTTGCGTCTGATGGTCTCTCCGAGACAGATATAGGTTTTGGGTGTACTTCTTTACTAAAACACTCTCCGTAATGAAGTGTGTAGGTCAAATTACGGAGCTTTGGAGCAGTTCACCAAGACTTTATGGTGAGCCTAACGGCGGCGCTGTTTGCTGACCATTTTGCGGGAGAGCCGCAGGTTGATGGCTTCGCGATCGGCCCAGTCTTGCAGCACTCGCAGAAAAATATGCTTGTCTTGGCCCTGAAGTACGGCGGTTTGGTCGGCGGTTTCAATGCTGTAGGGGTAGCCGCCGCCGATAATCACCTCGCCTCTCACCCAGTTGAGGTATTGAGTAATATGGCCGCTTTCCCACATCCACCGCGGCATTTCAAGCCTTACGGGATGACCGTCGCGAGTGGTTTTGAGATAGGTGAAGGCAATTTGATCGCCGTAGTCGTTGTACTGATCCAAAACGCCGCCGCGATCGCACTGAAACACGGCGCTGCGATCGCCCCACTCCATCAGCCGGGCTAGCAGTTGGGCATCATGAATGCCCTCGGTGGCCTCTAGCCCATAGACGTGGTGCAGCATCGTGGTCAGGTCGCGGGCGTAGGAGGTATCCACATAGCCCACCAAGGGGACACGGCGGCGATCGCTGGCTTCTAGCAGCGAAAGAATAGACTGCACGTAGGCAGTTTGGCTCTCCTGGTCAAAGGCTTCGGCAAAGGTGACCACCAGCGCCCCGTCGAAAAATACCAGGGTGCGCTCTGGGTCTTGGCAGGCATTAATGTATTCCACTAGCCGTGCCACTTCCATTTGAAAGCGACGAATGTTGACGCGGCGTTCTACGGGTTGGGCAGGGTTTGGCCCCAGCTCGGAGGGGGTCATGAGGTCGACCCGCACGTCCTTTTTATAGGGGCGGGTGGCACTGTGGGGGTTCTCAAACCAGCCAATTTGCAGCAGCGCAATCGGGATAGAAATATCTTTGCCAGGGGAAATTTGAGAGCCATCCACCGCGAAGGTGGTGATGTCTTCTAGGACGGTCTGCACCCACTGGGCGCTCTGTTCACGGTTCGTCCAGCGATCGCTCACCGGGCCAGATTCCGTAAAGAAGAACGGCAAGATGCCCTTTTCAGCGGCGATCGCCTCTAAGGGACGAGCTCCCACCGGCCCGGTGAGGTTGTCTAACTGAGCGAGCTGCCTGGTGTGTGGCAGGGCGGCAAACTCAATCCACGCTCGATTGTAGGCGTGCATCAGCTCAAACTTAGCCCGACTGAAGGCGCTAAAGGCATCTCGCTTTTGGTCGAGCAGGGCTTTAATTTGGCTGGAACTCACTGGCATAACCCATCCATTGCTGAGAACACCTGTATTAACGGCTGATTCTAGCGGGTTTGCCGTGGCTTTGTCACGCCGGGCTCTTGGAGTTATAGCGATCGCAGGATTATAAATGTATTTGTGGTTGATGCTAGAGTGCGGTTACCTATCTACTCTTGCGATCGATCAAGCGAGGTAGAGCCAGCATTTCTGACTTCAAAGTTCAGTATTCTTCACCAGGTCTGCAGGGATTGGCCTCGGGCAGTCTAGAGATAGAGCAATCAACCTCAAAACACTATGGCCCTCAAGCTTTATCTGTTGGCATCGCTGATGGTTTTTCTTCTGGCCATTGGCTCATTTTTGACCGATCCATCGAACCCCAAGAGCCGCCTCAGCAGCTGGGCTTTTCTGGGTTTGGCCGTGGCGCTTAGCCCGATTACTCTGCCTAATATGCTGATTAAGCGGATGAGCAAGCCTCGCTCATCCGCTCCCATACGCATGTCATCCTCTAGAGCCTGAGGCAAAAACACCCTTTCAGGCTCTAGAGCTAAACCCAGTGCTAGTGGTGATGATGACCGTGATCGTGGCTGTGACCGTGATCGTGTCCGGGTAGATGGTGGTCGTGGGTATGACCGTGATGACTGTGCACCGCCGCCGCCTGGGAAACCGCTAGGGAAGGATTGATCGCTAGGGCGTCTTCTTCCAGCAGATCGGCGATGTGCTTGTCGGCCCAGGTGGCTGCCATAGCTAGGAAGTCGGGGCGATCGTTAACGCAGGGCATTTGCACATAGGTAACGTCGGGGCGCTTGCGGCGTAGCCCTTCGATAATGTGCTCGACATCCAGCAGGGTTTCGTGGTTTTCGGTGGCGAAGCCGATGGGCATAAACACCAGGGCGGTGGCTCCCAGATCAATTAAGTTACGGGCCGCTAGGTCAGCGTTGGGCTGGGTCCACTTGATCAGCGGGGTGTCGTGGTTGAGCCAGCCTACTGAGATCAATGGGTACTTGTAGATCAGGCGATCGCGCACTTTGTCATAGAGCTTTTGGCTCTCGTCAATGCCGGAGGTAAAGCCCTTGGCCTCGTGGGGGCAGCCGTGATTCATCAGCACAATGCCGGTTTGGGAGGGTAGGTGGGCCACGGCCAGGTGGTCCTTAATTTTTTCTTCGACCATGGTCGCCAGGAGGTCGATGTAGTCAGGCGCGTCAAAGAAAGAAGGAATGTAGCGCGTACCCTGGACCCAGTGCTCGGTGCCGTCGGACAGTTTGACTAGAGCCTGGTTGACCTGCTCGATCGCAATGCCGCTGGTGAAGATGGAGTCAACCACCAACAGGGGATAAATCAGCAGCTTGTCGTAGCCCTCTGCTTTGACCTGCTCCAGCACCTGGTCGGGTAGGAAGGGCTTGCAGAAGTTGAAGGCTTTGAACACCTTGACGCGATCGCCCCAGCGCTCTTTCAAATTGGCCTCGATGCCGGCCCGCTGGGCCTCAAAAATAGCGTTGTGGGGAGAGATAAAGTTGCCGTGCTGGTGGCTCCACTCGTGGAGGTCGAAGGCGGCCAGCACCTTGGCCAGGGGAGGGTAGACCCAGGTTGGTACGGGGGCAAATTTTGCTGTTAGGAGGTTGAGCGCCTGCTCGTTGTAGTTGGCAAAGTCTTCGTAGCTTTCGACTTCGCCGTAGCCCATCAGCAGCACCGCTACCCTGCTATCGCCAGAGGATGTTGGGTGGGAGTGAGATGCGGATGTCTGAATAACATCAGGGGTTGCAACCATAGTGCTTGCTCTTTGGAGGTGTATCTTGTATAGGCTAACATCCTCCCCTGGGGGATAACATTAACAAAACCAGCAAGTTACATAGACCTGAAAGGGTCTTTGCACCTGGGTCTGCCTGTGTGGGCATGGTACTGAAGCAGCTCGCAGACCTACTATCCCCCCAAGGGAATATCTATTGGCTGGTGGCAATTTCGGTACTGATCGCTTCGCGAATTGCCTCCAAAAACTCTTGCTCCAGGTAGGGCTTGGTAAAGTAGTCGGTAGCTCCCAGCTGCATGGCCAGCCAGCGGTGCTTGTTGTTGCTGCGCGAAGTCAGCATCAGGGTGGGAGTTTGGGCCAGGGCCGGGTTTTGGCGGCGGGCGGTGAGAAACTCAAAGCCATTCATGTTAGGCATTTCAATGTCGCAGACCACCAGACCCACGGAGGGGTTTTGCTCTAGCTGCTCTAGCCCTTCTTGGCCATCGCGGGCTTGCAGCACTCGGTAACCTGCCCGCTCTAGGGAAAGCGCCAGGGTGCGGCGAGAGGTGACGGCATCGTCAACTACCAGCACCGTGGTGGCTGGGTGTAGGGCTGCCTGGGGAATGGGGTCGGCGGGCAACAGGGGCGTGGGGTGTTCTAAGTCTACCTCCGAGGCATAGGTAGCAGGACGGCTGAGCAGGTCATCCAAGAACGCTTGACCGTCGATAACAGGGATGACACTGCCATCGCCCAAAACGGTGCAGCCGTAGGCGTAGGCAGGCGGGCTGAGGGCTGTGCCAAAGGGCTTAATTACCGACTCCTGCTCGGTGACGAGGCGATCGACCTGGATGGCAAAGTGACGGTCGCCCCGAGCCAAAATTAGCACCGGAGCTTCCCAATCGGCGGGGGAGGGCACCGCCGCTAGCACCTGACTCAGAGGTAATTCGGGCCGCAAGCAGCGGTAGGAGAGCAGATTGCCGAGGCCGTAGATAGGTACCCGCTGGTCGTGCCAGCTCAGCCAAGTCTGATCAAGGTCTTGGGTTAGTTGGTCAGGGCGGGGCACCAAGATCTCGGTAATGCTGTCGCTACGAAAGGCGATCGGAGTAGACCCCACAAAGCAGATCAGCAGGTTGACGATGCTCAGGGTCATAGGGAGCGATAAGGTAAACCGGGTACCTGCCCCTGGCACCGACTGGACGGTGACAGTGCC carries:
- a CDS encoding PEP-CTERM sorting domain-containing protein (PEP-CTERM proteins occur, often in large numbers, in the proteomes of bacteria that also encode an exosortase, a predicted intramembrane cysteine proteinase. The presence of a PEP-CTERM domain at a protein's C-terminus predicts cleavage within the sorting domain, followed by covalent anchoring to some some component of the (usually Gram-negative) cell surface. Many PEP-CTERM proteins exhibit an unusual sequence composition that includes large numbers of potential glycosylation sites. Expression of one such protein has been shown restore the ability of a bacterium to form floc, a type of biofilm.); this translates as MKMFKTLGLALALVSLLGAIAPEASAKVKGNGNGNGNGNGNGNTATTTPPPAPTTTTTPPAPTTTAAPPVTTTSQPTSAFACSGGSVTSNPLAGGSSLSYSQCMTSSGNDVTSGISADLTAFLDSTLGDDWVFDGKYEGGRNSSGPNDYGFSWVQTGKGSGTWSLAETVTSPFVISLKAGNAYTAYYFDSSTSFNSGTWATFDQKDLSHASFFVAKGDLTPEEPNTTVPEPASTAALVLVGLSAAGLARKKQG
- a CDS encoding DNA double-strand break repair nuclease NurA, translated to MPVSSSQIKALLDQKRDAFSAFSRAKFELMHAYNRAWIEFAALPHTRQLAQLDNLTGPVGARPLEAIAAEKGILPFFFTESGPVSDRWTNREQSAQWVQTVLEDITTFAVDGSQISPGKDISIPIALLQIGWFENPHSATRPYKKDVRVDLMTPSELGPNPAQPVERRVNIRRFQMEVARLVEYINACQDPERTLVFFDGALVVTFAEAFDQESQTAYVQSILSLLEASDRRRVPLVGYVDTSYARDLTTMLHHVYGLEATEGIHDAQLLARLMEWGDRSAVFQCDRGGVLDQYNDYGDQIAFTYLKTTRDGHPVRLEMPRWMWESGHITQYLNWVRGEVIIGGGYPYSIETADQTAVLQGQDKHIFLRVLQDWADREAINLRLSRKMVSKQRRR
- a CDS encoding ferrochelatase codes for the protein MVATPDVIQTSASHSHPTSSGDSRVAVLLMGYGEVESYEDFANYNEQALNLLTAKFAPVPTWVYPPLAKVLAAFDLHEWSHQHGNFISPHNAIFEAQRAGIEANLKERWGDRVKVFKAFNFCKPFLPDQVLEQVKAEGYDKLLIYPLLVVDSIFTSGIAIEQVNQALVKLSDGTEHWVQGTRYIPSFFDAPDYIDLLATMVEEKIKDHLAVAHLPSQTGIVLMNHGCPHEAKGFTSGIDESQKLYDKVRDRLIYKYPLISVGWLNHDTPLIKWTQPNADLAARNLIDLGATALVFMPIGFATENHETLLDVEHIIEGLRRKRPDVTYVQMPCVNDRPDFLAMAATWADKHIADLLEEDALAINPSLAVSQAAAVHSHHGHTHDHHLPGHDHGHSHDHGHHHH